The following coding sequences are from one Myxococcales bacterium window:
- a CDS encoding VCBS repeat-containing protein, with protein MLAVPACRHTVPAPPAPARASAAPRTPPEWRRHDVATGVDCRSAVALDLDGDGLLDVLGSDRIGQRVVVYHAPSWTPYDVAHDVAPISMQTWDVDGDGLTDVVGGDFRPGQVFWLQQPPQPFASPWSKRFIDRAEAGGSDGVHSVLVANVDEEPTPELVVTSNLPEGALPNSIVAYKRPAALDEASWPRVVLADRDAPGFVHYLAMADVFGTGHAQLFTGAKVGNTFMAWQWPGVDGVPWTPKLIAAAQPGATHLYPADLDGNGKLDLVGARGHGEGLVGFLAPTFTPFAIDTTLKSPHALATGDVDRDGDLDLASCGSDSNELAWFENDGHARFRKHTISFAQRSYEVQLIDRDGDGDLDVLVSGEKTGNLAWYENVQAP; from the coding sequence ATGCTCGCCGTGCCTGCCTGTCGCCACACGGTGCCTGCGCCGCCCGCACCGGCACGCGCGTCCGCAGCCCCCCGCACGCCGCCAGAGTGGCGAAGGCACGACGTGGCCACGGGCGTCGACTGTCGCAGCGCGGTGGCTCTCGATCTCGACGGAGACGGGCTGTTGGACGTGCTCGGGTCTGATCGCATCGGGCAACGTGTGGTCGTTTACCACGCGCCGTCGTGGACGCCCTATGACGTGGCCCACGACGTGGCGCCGATTTCGATGCAGACGTGGGACGTGGACGGCGATGGCCTGACGGATGTTGTAGGCGGCGACTTTCGACCCGGCCAGGTGTTTTGGCTGCAGCAGCCGCCGCAGCCCTTCGCAAGCCCCTGGAGCAAGCGGTTCATCGACAGGGCCGAAGCGGGGGGCAGTGATGGCGTTCACAGTGTGCTGGTGGCGAACGTTGATGAAGAGCCCACGCCCGAACTGGTGGTCACGAGCAACCTGCCCGAGGGGGCTCTGCCAAACTCCATCGTGGCTTACAAACGTCCCGCGGCGCTCGACGAGGCGAGCTGGCCCCGCGTCGTGCTGGCCGACCGGGACGCACCAGGGTTCGTTCACTACCTGGCCATGGCCGACGTGTTCGGCACGGGGCATGCGCAGCTTTTCACGGGCGCGAAGGTGGGCAACACGTTCATGGCCTGGCAATGGCCTGGCGTGGACGGCGTGCCCTGGACGCCCAAGCTCATCGCCGCCGCACAGCCGGGAGCCACGCATCTATATCCGGCCGACCTCGACGGCAACGGCAAGCTCGACCTCGTGGGGGCGCGGGGGCACGGCGAAGGCCTGGTGGGCTTTTTAGCGCCAACCTTCACGCCCTTCGCCATCGACACGACCTTGAAGTCGCCCCACGCGCTGGCGACGGGAGACGTGGATCGGGATGGAGACCTGGATCTGGCCAGCTGCGGAAGCGATTCGAACGAGCTCGCGTGGTTCGAGAACGACGGGCACGCGCGGTTCCGCAAACACACGATCTCCTTTGCTCAGCGATCGTACGAAGTGCAGCTCATCGACCGCGACGGAGACGGTGACCTCGACGTATTGGTCTCGGGAGAAAAAACGGGCAATCTGGCGTGGTACGAAAACGTCCAGGCCCCCTGA
- a CDS encoding PQQ-dependent sugar dehydrogenase encodes MGRKVRRLLGAAILVATGSLGGGPPSKAWAAETPASRVPWVSSQVQGSPDPEPLYKPERVWPTLTFDEALEIVTAPGLARLFVLERYGRIDSIADDPAAPPDRQPFADLKSFLPKFDSVYGMAFHPAFPRKRQVFLCYTQKRYGAEATRVSRFEVSGEPTLRLVPASEQVLFTFTAGSHNGGNLRFGPDGYLYVSTGDAQAPSPPDPLNTGQDLTDLTAAVLRIDVDHTGPTRPYAIPADNPFVNTPGARPEIYAYGLRNPWKMAFHPHNGSLWVGDVGWEAWEMIYDVKKGGNYGWPIVEGPQSVRKEAQPGPTPILPPVIAHPHTEAASITGGYVYRGQRLPALAGRYVYGDYVTGKIWALPTDPPQPKAQEIASTNLKIVSFGESGAGELFFLDWGNQAGLYRLAPNPHAGRSAAFPTRLSETGVFREVAAQVPSPGVYEFQINLPAFADGAISRRFVGLPGEGRLTTRLTTRNDGRTVLGTSRPKGAVFVKTLALPSRRPGAPARNIETQLLHFDGETWRGYSYRWNEAQTDADLVPGEGEVVRLAAADGESPASWRFPARSECLRCHNPHAGTLLSFQPGQLARAARAGTPSEGQRLADLGLVDPAFVTTGATYPVFAPKNHKATLEARARSWLHVNCSHCHRFQAGGSVAIEVNLEPPLARTGLVGASAMQGDLGLEEARIVAPGDPWRSVLYARVATPGRGHMPLVGPRQVDPEGLALLRTWITSLGTQKERRAAAARQRQIVARYASPRRRSEPLTNVSDALALLDALERGVLKGKAAAAARGAGVASPDVVIADLFRRFDPNAGREEMLGEAPALDGILARAGDPVRGAKLFGSSGKGQCTLCHKMGDEGRDFGPDLSTIGARYEARELLLHILSPNAKVDPAFVAVSIGTKAGDGVSGFVVEEDARTIVLKVPTGDRVRIAKDDVEVRTPLEGSLMPEGLLQMFTAQEAADLLTYLKAKK; translated from the coding sequence GTGGGACGCAAAGTCCGCCGCCTGCTTGGGGCCGCGATCCTCGTGGCGACCGGCAGCCTGGGGGGCGGGCCGCCTTCAAAGGCGTGGGCCGCAGAGACGCCGGCGTCCCGCGTGCCATGGGTCAGCTCACAGGTGCAGGGCTCCCCGGATCCCGAGCCGCTCTACAAACCCGAACGTGTCTGGCCCACGCTCACCTTCGACGAGGCGCTCGAGATCGTCACGGCCCCGGGGCTTGCGCGGCTCTTCGTGCTCGAGCGCTACGGCCGGATCGATTCCATCGCCGACGATCCGGCGGCGCCCCCCGATCGACAACCCTTCGCCGATCTCAAGTCGTTCTTGCCGAAGTTCGACAGCGTCTACGGCATGGCCTTTCATCCGGCGTTTCCGCGCAAACGGCAGGTCTTCCTGTGCTACACGCAAAAGCGCTACGGCGCCGAAGCGACGCGTGTGTCGCGCTTCGAGGTGTCTGGGGAGCCCACGCTGCGCCTGGTGCCCGCGTCCGAACAGGTGCTCTTCACCTTCACCGCCGGCTCTCACAATGGAGGCAACCTGCGCTTCGGCCCCGATGGGTACCTCTACGTCTCCACGGGCGATGCGCAGGCTCCGTCGCCCCCGGACCCGCTGAACACGGGGCAGGACCTCACCGATCTTACGGCCGCGGTCTTGCGGATCGACGTGGACCACACGGGCCCCACGCGTCCTTACGCCATCCCCGCCGACAATCCCTTCGTGAACACCCCCGGGGCGCGTCCCGAGATCTACGCGTACGGGTTGCGAAACCCATGGAAGATGGCGTTTCACCCGCACAACGGGTCCCTGTGGGTGGGGGATGTGGGCTGGGAAGCCTGGGAGATGATCTACGACGTCAAAAAGGGCGGCAACTACGGATGGCCCATCGTGGAAGGCCCGCAGTCGGTGCGCAAGGAGGCCCAACCGGGTCCCACACCGATCCTGCCGCCGGTGATCGCGCATCCGCATACGGAAGCCGCGTCGATCACGGGAGGCTATGTCTACCGGGGGCAGCGCTTGCCGGCGCTTGCGGGACGTTACGTCTACGGTGACTACGTCACGGGCAAGATCTGGGCCCTGCCCACCGACCCGCCGCAGCCCAAGGCGCAGGAGATCGCCAGCACCAACCTGAAGATCGTTTCGTTCGGCGAAAGTGGGGCGGGTGAGCTCTTTTTCCTCGACTGGGGCAACCAAGCGGGCCTTTACCGGCTTGCCCCGAATCCTCACGCGGGGCGCAGCGCCGCCTTCCCCACTCGCCTCAGCGAAACGGGGGTGTTCAGAGAGGTTGCGGCCCAGGTCCCGAGCCCTGGGGTGTACGAGTTTCAGATCAATCTGCCCGCGTTCGCCGACGGCGCGATCTCGCGGCGCTTCGTGGGGTTGCCAGGTGAGGGACGCCTGACCACGCGGCTGACGACGCGCAACGATGGCCGCACCGTGCTCGGAACCTCGCGTCCCAAGGGTGCGGTCTTCGTCAAAACCCTCGCGCTGCCGTCACGGCGCCCGGGAGCCCCTGCGCGCAACATCGAGACCCAGCTTCTACACTTCGATGGCGAGACCTGGCGTGGGTACAGCTACCGCTGGAACGAAGCTCAGACCGATGCAGACCTCGTTCCCGGCGAGGGTGAGGTGGTGCGTCTGGCTGCTGCGGATGGTGAGTCGCCCGCCTCCTGGCGCTTTCCCGCACGGTCGGAGTGCCTGCGCTGCCACAACCCACACGCCGGAACGCTCCTGTCGTTTCAGCCCGGGCAGCTGGCGCGCGCGGCGCGCGCGGGCACACCCAGCGAAGGCCAGCGCCTCGCGGACCTCGGCCTCGTGGACCCGGCCTTCGTAACGACCGGCGCAACGTACCCCGTCTTTGCACCCAAGAACCACAAGGCCACCCTGGAAGCCCGCGCGCGCTCCTGGTTGCACGTCAATTGCTCGCACTGCCACCGCTTCCAGGCGGGGGGCTCCGTGGCCATCGAGGTCAACCTCGAGCCGCCGCTCGCGCGGACAGGCCTCGTGGGGGCGTCTGCCATGCAAGGAGATTTGGGGCTCGAAGAGGCGCGTATCGTGGCGCCGGGTGATCCTTGGCGTTCGGTGCTCTACGCGCGGGTCGCCACTCCCGGGCGGGGGCACATGCCCCTCGTCGGCCCCCGGCAGGTTGATCCCGAGGGCCTCGCGCTGCTTCGCACCTGGATCACCTCCCTTGGCACCCAGAAGGAGCGGCGGGCCGCGGCCGCGCGCCAGCGGCAGATCGTGGCGCGTTATGCCTCACCTCGGCGGCGAAGCGAACCGCTCACCAACGTCTCCGATGCCTTGGCGCTGCTCGACGCCCTCGAGCGCGGTGTCCTGAAAGGCAAGGCCGCTGCAGCGGCCCGGGGAGCCGGCGTGGCGTCCCCCGACGTGGTCATCGCCGATCTTTTTCGCCGCTTCGATCCCAACGCCGGGCGCGAAGAGATGCTGGGCGAAGCCCCCGCACTCGACGGGATCCTGGCGCGTGCGGGTGATCCCGTACGCGGCGCGAAGCTCTTCGGTTCGTCGGGCAAGGGGCAATGCACCCTCTGTCACAAAATGGGCGACGAGGGCCGAGACTTTGGCCCCGACTTGTCCACCATCGGCGCACGGTACGAAGCGCGTGAACTCCTCCTACACATTCTGTCTCCCAACGCGAAGGTGGACCCCGCGTTCGTGGCGGTGTCGATTGGCACCAAAGCAGGCGACGGCGTTTCGGGCTTCGTGGTGGAGGAAGACGCGCGCACGATCGTGCTGAAGGTCCCCACCGGCGACCGGGTGCGCATCGCCAAAGACGACGTCGAGGTGCGTACCCCGCTCGAAGGCTCCCTCATGCCCGAGGGCCTCTTGCAGATGTTCACGGCCCAAGAGGCCGCCGATCTGCTGACCTACTTGAAAGCGAAGAAGTAA